The proteins below are encoded in one region of Hordeum vulgare subsp. vulgare chromosome 3H, MorexV3_pseudomolecules_assembly, whole genome shotgun sequence:
- the LOC123440273 gene encoding protein DOG1-like 3, which translates to MDMARYVAFHQQWIAGQKAGLGELAEAAGNAAAGRATDAELRAVVERCMRGYHEYAASRRAMARENGAAFVAPPWCTAFENSVLWLGGCRPSLAIRLLYSISGEGLEEDIEEFVSGRGRGRGRGLAEEMGLIGITATQLQQINDLHRWTLRDEGYLTERLASLQENIADRPLLPIVRERAAAALTDQDRSANCHNIPGRLVAAESSGGLAAEVDAAMESYSAGLARLLEEADELRMSTARALATEILTPRQAVEMLMAAKQLHLAVREWSRRKEGAQNARLPLAAAATTASSGTNP; encoded by the coding sequence ATGGACATGGCACGATACGTCGCGTTCCACCAGCAGTGGATCGCGGGCCAGAAGGCGGGCCTCGGCGAGCTCGCAGAGGCGGCAGGCAATGCCGCCGCCGGGCGCGCCACGGACGCGGAGTTGAGGGCGGTGGTGGAGAGGTGCATGCGCGGGTATCATGAGTACGCCGCCAGCCGGCGTGCCATGGCGCGCGAGAACGGCGCCGCCTTCGTCGCGCCGCCGTGGTGCACGGCGTTTGAGAACTCCGTGCTCTGGCTCGGGGGCTGCCGGCCGTCGCTGGCCATCCGGCTTCTCTACTCCATCTCCGGCGAAGGCTTGGAGGAGGACATCGAGGAGTTCGTCAGCGGCCGCGGCCGCGGTCGCGGCCGCGGCCTCGCAGAGGAGATGGGTCTCATCGGAATCACGGCCACGCAGCTGCAACAGATCAACGACCTCCACCGCTGGACGCTGCGCGACGAGGGTTACCTGACGGAGCGCCTCGCAAGTCTGCAGGAGAACATCGCCGACCGGCCGCTGCTTCCTATCGTCCGGGAGCGCGCGGCGGCAGCATTAACCGACCAGGACCGGAGCGCTAACTGCCACAACATCCCCGGGCGGCTCGTGGCAGCAGAATCGTCAGGAGGACTCGCCGCGGAGGTGGACGCGGCGATGGAGAGCTACTCGGCCGGTCTGGCCAGGCTCCTGGAGGAAGCGGACGAGCTGCGCATGTCGACGGCCAGGGCGCTGGCCACGGAGATCCTGACTCCGCGGCAGGCGGTGGAGATGCTGATGGCGGCCAAGCAGCTGCACCTGGCGGTGCGCGAGTGGAGCCGCCGGAAGGAGGGCGCCCAGAACGCGCGTCTGCCGCTCGCAGCCGCAGCGACGACCGCCTCCTCCGGCACAAACCCATGA